One Thermodesulfobacteriota bacterium genomic region harbors:
- a CDS encoding ABC-ATPase domain-containing protein — translation MKTAQELREALRIIDGRGYASYKDIEGEYGFDDFTLYIDRVQGDPFASPTRVRVRVYQDAAGFPKDTYAGKSRETALRDFLARAFDSAVERFSIGNRGSGKSGMISISRPGQEILERSSVVVTHLYAEARFGMGLPAFGRTVAGKHAEAMFFEELPRIVRFSMIFSNLDKDALYEHIETAEDADFLRNEIEGLGCVSFIADGSILPRASGVDPGPMSAEEAVPFESPPSLRMDVELPNRGQITGMGILKGVTLIVGGGYHGKSTLLKAVSQGIYNHVPGDGREFVVTNPNAVRIRAEDGRRIEKVDISPFISNLPYGKDTESFSTDDASGSTSQAANILESLEAGAHVLLIDEDTSATNFMIRDHRMQELVSKDREPITPFIDMVRSLYTDQKVSTVLVMGGSGDYFDVADHVICMTEYKPSDVTKEAIEIARRFASERKKEAGGPLLRVKERIPLSESFDPRKGKKDVKISAKSLRSISFGRHKIDIHALEQLADICQTAAIGDAIEYARRYMDGKRTLREVASLVMMDIARDGLDVINPRVWGGYAEFRKIELAAAINRLRTLDVEQK, via the coding sequence ATGAAGACCGCGCAGGAGCTCAGGGAAGCGCTCAGGATAATAGACGGCAGGGGCTACGCCTCGTATAAGGACATCGAGGGGGAGTACGGCTTCGACGACTTCACGCTCTACATAGACCGCGTTCAGGGGGACCCCTTCGCGTCCCCCACCCGCGTGCGCGTCAGGGTGTACCAGGACGCGGCCGGGTTTCCGAAGGATACCTACGCAGGGAAGAGCAGGGAGACCGCGCTCAGGGACTTTCTGGCCCGCGCGTTCGATTCCGCCGTGGAGAGGTTCTCCATAGGAAACAGGGGGAGCGGCAAGAGCGGCATGATTTCGATCAGCAGGCCCGGACAGGAGATACTCGAACGCTCTTCCGTAGTCGTCACGCACCTCTACGCCGAAGCGAGGTTCGGCATGGGGCTGCCCGCCTTCGGGCGCACCGTGGCCGGCAAACATGCGGAGGCCATGTTCTTCGAAGAGCTTCCCCGGATTGTCAGGTTCTCGATGATATTCTCGAACCTCGACAAAGACGCGCTCTACGAGCACATCGAGACGGCGGAGGACGCGGACTTCCTGAGGAACGAGATAGAAGGCCTCGGCTGCGTATCGTTCATCGCCGACGGGAGCATACTCCCCAGGGCGAGCGGCGTAGACCCCGGGCCCATGAGCGCCGAGGAAGCCGTCCCCTTCGAGTCCCCGCCTTCGCTCAGGATGGACGTGGAGCTCCCGAACAGGGGGCAGATCACCGGGATGGGGATACTCAAGGGAGTCACTCTCATAGTCGGCGGCGGCTATCACGGAAAATCGACGCTGCTCAAGGCCGTATCGCAGGGCATTTACAACCACGTCCCCGGAGACGGGAGGGAGTTCGTCGTCACAAACCCGAACGCCGTCAGGATAAGGGCAGAGGACGGACGCAGGATAGAGAAGGTGGACATTTCCCCCTTCATATCGAACCTTCCGTACGGGAAAGACACCGAATCATTCTCGACGGACGACGCGAGCGGGAGCACGTCGCAGGCGGCGAACATACTCGAATCGCTCGAAGCGGGAGCTCACGTTCTCCTTATAGACGAGGACACCTCCGCGACCAACTTCATGATAAGAGATCACAGGATGCAGGAGCTGGTGTCGAAGGACAGGGAGCCCATCACGCCTTTCATCGACATGGTGAGGAGCCTCTACACGGACCAGAAGGTCTCGACCGTGCTCGTGATGGGCGGCTCCGGGGACTACTTCGACGTCGCAGACCATGTTATCTGCATGACGGAGTACAAGCCCTCGGACGTCACCAAGGAAGCTATAGAGATAGCCAGGAGGTTCGCTAGCGAGAGGAAGAAGGAGGCGGGCGGCCCGCTCCTTAGGGTAAAGGAGAGGATACCGCTTTCCGAAAGCTTCGACCCGAGGAAGGGGAAGAAAGACGTGAAGATATCCGCCAAGAGCCTCCGCTCCATATCGTTCGGCAGGCACAAGATCGACATCCACGCGCTCGAGCAGCTGGCCGACATATGCCAGACGGCGGCGATAGGAGACGCGATAGAATACGCGAGGCGCTACATGGATGGCAAAAGGACGCTCAGGGAAGTTGCGTCGCTCGTGATGATGGACATTGCGAGGGACGGCCTCGACGTTATTAACCCGAGGGTATGGGGCGGCTACGCCGAGTTTAGGAAGATCGAGCTCGCAGCCGCGATCAACCGCCTCCGCACTCTCGATGTCGAGCAGAAGTGA
- a CDS encoding LLM class flavin-dependent oxidoreductase codes for MPRIATISPVWGCSVADLRALAQEAEAGGFEAIFSPEVPPYNGLSNAQVFAEATKKIKVGTWITNVYMREAMITAATAMTIQELSGGRMVLGLGVSHKPVNDRYGIEMGDPVQKMRGYVKAVRSFIDGTAPALTLKREVPRIPVYIAGLTKGAARLAGEAADGIMPYLSTPEYIKTLAGFVAEGAKAAGRDPSEIDITLGIPSVVSDDLDLARKSAKRGLSGYLRFPFYQRLMKNNGYGEAIDKIKSGADPVEVFTDEMLDSVALVGPADRCRARLEEYRKAGVALPIIVPSPAGKQSNVEVMKITVATYGG; via the coding sequence ATGCCCAGGATCGCCACCATTTCCCCGGTATGGGGCTGCAGCGTCGCCGACCTCCGCGCTCTCGCGCAAGAGGCGGAGGCTGGGGGCTTCGAAGCGATATTCTCGCCTGAGGTCCCGCCGTACAACGGCTTATCGAACGCGCAGGTGTTCGCCGAGGCGACGAAGAAAATAAAGGTGGGGACGTGGATAACGAACGTCTATATGCGCGAGGCCATGATCACCGCGGCCACGGCTATGACGATACAGGAGCTCTCCGGAGGCAGAATGGTGCTCGGCCTCGGCGTGAGCCACAAGCCCGTGAACGACAGATACGGCATTGAGATGGGGGACCCTGTTCAGAAGATGAGGGGGTACGTGAAGGCCGTGAGGTCCTTCATTGACGGTACTGCGCCCGCGCTTACGCTCAAGCGCGAGGTGCCGAGGATACCCGTGTACATAGCGGGACTCACCAAAGGCGCCGCCAGGCTCGCGGGAGAGGCAGCGGACGGGATAATGCCTTACCTCTCGACCCCCGAGTATATAAAGACACTCGCCGGATTCGTAGCCGAGGGAGCGAAGGCCGCGGGGAGAGACCCTTCCGAAATCGACATAACGCTCGGCATACCGTCCGTCGTATCGGACGACCTCGATCTCGCGAGGAAATCCGCGAAGCGCGGTCTCTCGGGATACCTGCGGTTCCCGTTCTACCAGAGGCTGATGAAGAACAACGGCTACGGCGAAGCGATAGACAAGATAAAGTCGGGCGCCGACCCGGTGGAGGTATTCACGGACGAGATGCTAGACTCGGTCGCGCTAGTCGGCCCCGCCGACAGGTGCAGGGCGAGGCTCGAGGAGTACAGGAAGGCAGGCGTCGCGCTCCCGATCATAGTGCCGAGCCCGGCCGGGAAGCAGTCGAACGTCGAGGTCATGAAGATCACCGTCGCCACGTACGGGGGCTGA
- a CDS encoding radical SAM protein, translated as MIDYVTPYFRPPSEGKSFILQATIGCSHNQCTYCAMYRQEEQRFRVRPMEEIKRIIDEASEAGYIDDRVFIADGNALVLSQKKLAEMIEYLREKAPGIERIRMYANVGDILRKGVQNLKELRMLGLDMVYIGFESGDDVVLERIKKGANFDETVKASRMLKEAGIMNSAMVLLGMGGVERSAEHAEATGKLLTACDPEYVGALSLQLRPGAPIYEEWKRGEFELPGKFRMIKELEILVENTELTDGYFFSNHISNYLPVKAKFPQDKEDVLMKIRAVLASGDESLLRPDYFRDVINQY; from the coding sequence ATGATAGATTACGTAACACCGTACTTCAGGCCGCCGAGCGAGGGGAAGAGCTTCATACTCCAGGCGACGATCGGCTGCTCGCACAACCAGTGCACATACTGCGCCATGTACAGGCAGGAGGAGCAGAGGTTCCGCGTCCGCCCGATGGAGGAGATAAAGCGGATAATAGACGAAGCCTCGGAAGCGGGGTACATAGACGACCGAGTGTTCATAGCCGACGGCAACGCGCTCGTACTCTCGCAGAAGAAGCTCGCCGAGATGATCGAGTACCTCCGCGAAAAAGCGCCCGGCATCGAGCGCATAAGGATGTACGCGAACGTGGGCGACATATTGAGAAAGGGCGTCCAGAACCTGAAAGAGCTTAGGATGCTCGGCTTGGACATGGTGTACATAGGCTTCGAGAGCGGGGACGACGTGGTGCTCGAAAGGATAAAGAAAGGCGCTAACTTCGACGAGACCGTGAAGGCGTCCCGGATGCTGAAGGAAGCCGGGATAATGAACTCGGCCATGGTGCTCCTCGGCATGGGAGGCGTGGAGAGGAGCGCTGAGCACGCGGAGGCCACCGGAAAACTGCTCACGGCGTGCGATCCGGAATACGTGGGCGCGCTTTCGCTCCAGCTGAGACCGGGAGCTCCGATATATGAAGAATGGAAGAGGGGGGAGTTCGAGCTTCCCGGGAAGTTCCGGATGATAAAGGAGCTCGAAATACTCGTCGAGAACACGGAGTTGACCGACGGTTATTTCTTTTCTAACCACATATCGAACTACCTGCCTGTGAAAGCCAAATTCCCTCAAGACAAAGAAGACGTGTTGATGAAGATAAGGGCAGTGCTTGCGAGCGGGGACGAGTCGCTGCTCAGGCCAGACTATTTCAGGGACGTAATCAACCAGTACTAG
- a CDS encoding glycosyltransferase has protein sequence MIKLRPIRPDEKIAVAIPTKNRPGYLAILLTSLLNQTYTNFTIVINDQSDSPVERDDAVSSLLAVAKDAGHEIVTIHTEGGWKRHQQAMEAVPEPIEFIIRIDDDMLPDKSFVESMLKSFRFFAERNLAAVGGCFPSPGSRMANLDVKLTEKSYASTLDDLVWKLQGYCYYNDPEVIEVESLAGGAICYRRGAVEDAGGWAVEGYSDIAYREESDLCARLVRKNYALMVTTEAVAWHLFALGGGARKYVKTPYGSIMVEGKSDMESDGMLFEERMKEMQDNSRAAACEPKRYKVSDLEKNVFKGSPLRTLRGRTLKAIESNFLRNLRGLYWYFRK, from the coding sequence ATGATTAAACTGCGCCCCATAAGACCGGACGAAAAAATAGCGGTAGCGATTCCGACGAAAAACCGCCCTGGCTATCTCGCTATCCTGCTCACCTCCCTCCTTAATCAGACGTACACGAACTTTACGATCGTCATTAACGACCAGAGCGATTCGCCTGTCGAGCGCGACGACGCGGTCTCAAGCCTCCTTGCCGTAGCTAAAGACGCGGGTCATGAGATCGTAACCATCCATACCGAAGGCGGCTGGAAAAGGCACCAGCAGGCGATGGAAGCGGTGCCCGAGCCGATAGAGTTCATCATCAGGATAGACGACGATATGCTTCCGGATAAATCTTTTGTCGAAAGCATGCTTAAGTCGTTCCGCTTTTTCGCGGAGCGTAATCTGGCCGCCGTGGGCGGATGTTTTCCGTCCCCCGGATCAAGAATGGCAAACCTGGACGTGAAACTGACGGAAAAGTCGTATGCTTCGACTCTAGACGATCTGGTATGGAAGCTGCAGGGCTATTGCTATTATAACGACCCCGAGGTCATAGAGGTCGAGAGTCTTGCCGGGGGGGCGATATGCTACCGCCGGGGAGCGGTCGAGGATGCCGGGGGCTGGGCCGTCGAAGGGTACTCGGACATTGCTTACCGCGAGGAGAGCGACCTGTGCGCGAGGCTTGTACGCAAAAACTACGCCCTCATGGTGACTACTGAGGCAGTTGCTTGGCATCTTTTCGCCCTCGGCGGAGGCGCCAGAAAGTACGTAAAAACACCCTACGGAAGCATCATGGTAGAGGGCAAGAGCGATATGGAATCGGACGGCATGTTATTCGAGGAGAGAATGAAGGAGATGCAGGATAATTCCCGCGCGGCCGCATGCGAGCCCAAGCGTTACAAGGTGAGCGACCTTGAGAAAAACGTCTTCAAAGGCTCCCCACTGCGGACTCTCAGGGGGCGGACGCTTAAAGCAATAGAAAGCAATTTCCTGAGAAACTTGAGAGGACTATACTGGTATTTCAGGAAATGA
- a CDS encoding Na/Pi cotransporter family protein: MIPVRKYIGPRSILLLIMTAALVVAGRALGIESDITAPKWGMILMGLFGGLAIFLFGMDQMTDGLKAVMGEGMSKLLARLTKNRFMATITGAITTAIIQSSSVTTVIVIGFISVGLMTLQQVIGVILGANIGSTITAQIIAFNVTQYALLPIAVGFGMQFVSKTEKIRLYGGILMGIGLVFFGMGVMSDAAHPLRSYQPFIDVMKEMGNPLLGISAGLIFTGIVQSSAATIGIVIVLASQGAITLDAGIAIVLGANVGTCVTAILAAIGKPAPAKQAAAAHILFNIVGVIIWLPFIGYLGSLSEAISPVSADLTGTAQLAADTPRQIANAHTLFNVANTVIFIGFIGTFASLIQRIIPEKPEALPEYATPKYLNDAFLETPSLALENIRLEAVRLGGYIEELIESARPAVLSGGKEDLDKIVSREKELRILHDAILDYARRLYSAELTDAETRRLEALGTVIVNLEHVGETLGVNMVSLGRERLERRFSYSEETIRRFQPYSAKVREAFHLAVKALETKDAGLAKSVIEMKPEIESLAEGIVEHLGRRLVSGDPDRAVLYRVESQLVELIQRIYYFAGMIAGEIIQESEKMYGERSPSPARA; encoded by the coding sequence ATGATACCTGTAAGAAAATATATCGGACCCCGTTCCATTCTCCTTCTGATCATGACGGCCGCTCTTGTTGTCGCAGGCCGGGCGCTGGGAATTGAATCGGATATCACTGCCCCAAAATGGGGCATGATTCTGATGGGGCTCTTCGGTGGTCTGGCGATCTTTCTCTTCGGAATGGACCAGATGACGGACGGCTTAAAAGCAGTGATGGGCGAAGGCATGAGCAAGCTCCTCGCAAGGCTCACGAAGAACAGGTTCATGGCGACCATCACCGGAGCGATAACGACCGCGATCATTCAGTCATCGTCCGTAACTACGGTCATAGTCATCGGGTTCATCTCCGTAGGTCTCATGACGCTTCAGCAAGTAATAGGAGTCATCCTCGGAGCGAACATCGGCTCTACCATCACCGCCCAGATAATAGCGTTCAACGTGACGCAGTACGCTCTCCTCCCTATAGCCGTGGGTTTCGGGATGCAGTTCGTGTCGAAGACCGAAAAAATCAGGCTCTACGGCGGAATCCTCATGGGAATAGGTCTCGTATTCTTCGGGATGGGCGTTATGAGCGACGCTGCACACCCTCTCCGCTCTTACCAGCCGTTCATCGACGTGATGAAGGAGATGGGCAATCCGCTCCTCGGTATCAGCGCGGGCCTTATTTTTACCGGCATCGTGCAGAGCTCCGCTGCGACGATCGGCATTGTGATCGTCCTCGCCTCGCAGGGAGCGATCACGCTCGACGCGGGCATAGCTATTGTCCTTGGCGCGAACGTCGGCACCTGCGTAACGGCCATACTGGCGGCGATAGGCAAGCCAGCGCCGGCGAAACAGGCCGCCGCCGCACACATCCTGTTCAATATCGTTGGCGTGATAATCTGGCTCCCGTTTATCGGATACCTCGGATCGCTCTCGGAAGCGATCTCCCCAGTGAGCGCAGACCTGACCGGAACCGCGCAGCTTGCTGCCGACACGCCGCGTCAGATCGCGAACGCCCATACACTGTTCAACGTCGCTAATACGGTTATTTTTATCGGTTTTATAGGAACGTTCGCCAGTCTCATACAGCGCATCATCCCCGAAAAGCCGGAGGCGCTGCCCGAGTACGCCACTCCCAAATACCTGAACGACGCATTTTTGGAAACACCGTCGCTTGCACTCGAAAACATCCGCCTCGAAGCGGTGCGGCTTGGCGGTTATATCGAGGAGCTCATCGAATCGGCAAGGCCCGCCGTGCTGTCGGGCGGCAAGGAAGACCTCGACAAGATCGTATCCCGGGAAAAAGAGCTGCGCATCCTGCACGACGCTATTCTGGACTATGCAAGACGGTTGTACTCCGCGGAATTAACGGACGCGGAGACGAGGCGGCTCGAGGCCCTGGGTACTGTCATTGTCAACCTTGAGCACGTCGGAGAAACGTTAGGGGTAAATATGGTCTCGCTCGGCAGGGAGCGGCTTGAACGGCGTTTTTCTTATAGCGAGGAGACGATAAGGAGGTTCCAGCCCTATTCTGCTAAAGTCCGGGAGGCTTTTCATCTGGCTGTAAAAGCCCTTGAGACGAAGGATGCCGGTCTTGCGAAGAGCGTCATAGAGATGAAGCCTGAAATCGAAAGCCTGGCCGAAGGGATAGTCGAGCACCTCGGGCGGCGGCTGGTCAGCGGCGATCCCGACCGGGCGGTCCTGTACAGGGTGGAAAGTCAGCTCGTCGAGCTTATTCAGCGAATCTATTACTTCGCCGGAATGATAGCAGGCGAGATAATACAGGAATCCGAGAAGATGTACGGAGAGAGGAGCCCGTCTCCTGCGCGGGCTTAA
- a CDS encoding glycosyltransferase family 2 protein encodes MKVSVIIPTYQRCDSLKRALTSLSGQTFPNEDYEVIVSVDGSTDSTMEMLEGYQAPYELRTIWKPNAGRSAARNRGIEEAKGDVLIFLDDDMEALPGLIENHYKHHRDNGRFCVLGKIPVNISDRSTPLDIYLAETVYTPFMSRLFSPDYRFQGLEFYSGNFSIRRDVLREIGFFNTGYSVSEDCELGIRIARAGVEIVFEPDAGSRQYIEKDFEELAELTIERGVTAVLFTLDHPDTFCFRRICEYNTGPVRWRFVRNRLIRASRMIPQIPGIVASFIRLLENIIPDRMDRYYNLSLDYYFWLGVTSALENLKNRKELESRIKSHREPRRYDFISTI; translated from the coding sequence ATGAAAGTCAGTGTGATAATACCGACTTATCAGCGTTGCGATTCCCTTAAGCGCGCATTGACCTCTCTTTCCGGCCAGACCTTCCCGAATGAGGATTACGAGGTAATCGTGTCGGTCGACGGATCGACCGATTCCACGATGGAAATGCTTGAGGGCTATCAAGCGCCTTACGAGCTCCGTACGATATGGAAGCCCAATGCCGGAAGGTCGGCCGCGCGCAACAGGGGCATAGAGGAAGCGAAAGGGGATGTCCTGATATTCCTCGACGACGATATGGAAGCGCTCCCCGGTCTTATAGAGAATCACTATAAACATCATAGAGATAACGGCCGGTTTTGCGTTTTGGGCAAAATCCCCGTGAACATAAGCGATCGTTCGACGCCGCTCGATATCTATCTCGCGGAAACCGTATATACCCCTTTCATGTCCAGGTTGTTCTCCCCGGATTACAGGTTCCAGGGTCTCGAGTTTTACAGCGGAAACTTTTCCATACGCAGGGATGTGTTACGGGAGATCGGCTTTTTTAATACCGGATACAGCGTTAGCGAAGACTGCGAGCTGGGTATCCGGATCGCCCGCGCCGGAGTAGAGATCGTATTCGAACCTGACGCCGGATCGAGGCAATATATCGAAAAAGATTTCGAGGAGCTGGCCGAGCTTACTATAGAGCGTGGGGTGACCGCCGTCCTTTTCACGCTCGATCACCCGGATACGTTTTGTTTCAGACGCATATGCGAATATAACACCGGGCCTGTAAGGTGGCGATTTGTCAGGAACAGACTCATCCGGGCGAGCCGTATGATCCCGCAAATCCCGGGCATTGTCGCCAGTTTCATCAGACTGCTGGAAAATATAATTCCCGATCGAATGGATAGATACTATAACCTGTCTCTGGATTATTATTTCTGGCTAGGCGTAACATCTGCGTTAGAGAACCTGAAAAACAGGAAAGAGCTGGAATCCAGAATAAAATCCCACAGGGAGCCGCGGCGTTACGATTTCATCTCCACTATTTGA
- a CDS encoding universal stress protein — protein sequence MKEIKKIIWASDGSAESEEALNYAIFLARCFRSEITGVYVIEMHPRVLYDYARDPDSELYSWVEQVAENHKERLISEAEISGIHGIAFRTAVLIGDPSEEIVKLARRKKADLIVLGVRGLGLIDKMLVGSTTLKVLRKSGTPILSVRKRGSGSAVEIRNILVPLDVYEKEDSALDLAVDLGQALNANISVLYAYKLYSYPAGVPGGTPGLINDLTEDTLKFASTELSARVEMQRQRLKSGVVQTGEPEISTALIEGTNPALGIVEYAKNKNTDLIVINTHGRKGIKKIMMGSVTEKVVQESPCPVLALKP from the coding sequence ATGAAAGAGATAAAAAAGATAATATGGGCGAGCGACGGCTCGGCCGAATCCGAGGAAGCGCTTAACTATGCGATCTTCCTCGCACGATGTTTCCGCTCCGAGATAACCGGTGTATATGTTATCGAAATGCATCCCAGGGTCTTATACGACTACGCAAGGGACCCTGACAGCGAGCTCTACAGCTGGGTGGAGCAAGTTGCGGAAAATCATAAGGAAAGACTCATTTCCGAAGCGGAGATATCAGGCATTCATGGGATCGCTTTCCGGACCGCCGTATTAATAGGTGACCCCAGCGAGGAAATCGTAAAGCTCGCTCGCCGGAAGAAAGCCGACCTGATTGTGCTCGGGGTGCGGGGACTCGGCCTTATAGATAAAATGCTGGTCGGGAGCACTACCCTGAAGGTTTTGAGAAAGTCGGGCACCCCCATCCTCTCCGTGAGGAAAAGGGGAAGCGGGAGCGCGGTCGAGATCCGTAACATTCTCGTTCCGCTCGACGTATACGAAAAGGAAGACTCCGCGCTCGACCTCGCAGTCGATCTGGGACAGGCACTCAACGCGAATATATCCGTCTTGTACGCCTACAAGCTTTATTCCTACCCGGCGGGCGTACCGGGAGGAACTCCGGGCCTTATTAACGATCTGACCGAGGACACGTTGAAATTTGCCTCTACCGAGCTCTCGGCGCGGGTCGAAATGCAGAGACAGAGGCTCAAGTCAGGCGTCGTGCAGACGGGTGAGCCGGAGATTTCCACGGCTCTGATCGAGGGAACGAATCCGGCTCTCGGCATAGTCGAGTACGCGAAAAATAAAAACACGGATTTAATCGTAATAAACACTCACGGAAGAAAGGGGATTAAAAAAATCATGATGGGCAGCGTTACGGAGAAGGTCGTTCAGGAGTCCCCCTGCCCGGTGCTGGCGCTAAAGCCATAA
- a CDS encoding class I SAM-dependent methyltransferase, with protein sequence MNKHDTAIQNHYGQKGLGDRILSALASAGKEIRTPADTSTFDEFHIRGHEATLEIALLAELGRGMTVLDLGSGIGGPARTIAAEFGCRVTGIDLVDEYLRTAEMLTGMVGLGDKVTFRMGDMTDLPFDEGSFDRALTIHTQMNVRDKAKLFGEVSRVLSHGGRFALYEICAGPNSPVRFPVPWADDPSISFLIPPAGMRDMLDRAGFRELEWRDVSEKSLDWFRSEMELHASAPEHAPPPLGLNLIMGPSFKEKLGNVFRNLKEDRIRVVMGVFQK encoded by the coding sequence ATGAATAAACACGATACTGCGATACAAAACCATTACGGACAAAAAGGCCTCGGCGACAGAATACTATCGGCGCTTGCAAGCGCAGGTAAAGAAATCAGAACCCCTGCCGATACGTCCACATTCGACGAGTTTCATATAAGGGGGCACGAAGCGACCCTCGAGATCGCGCTTCTTGCGGAGCTCGGACGCGGGATGACGGTGCTCGACCTGGGCTCCGGCATCGGAGGGCCGGCACGCACGATAGCAGCCGAGTTCGGCTGCCGCGTCACGGGAATCGACCTCGTCGACGAGTACCTACGGACGGCGGAGATGCTGACCGGGATGGTGGGGCTGGGAGACAAAGTGACGTTCAGAATGGGCGACATGACGGACCTCCCTTTCGACGAAGGCTCTTTCGACAGGGCGTTAACGATACATACTCAGATGAACGTGCGGGACAAGGCGAAGCTGTTCGGAGAGGTCTCGCGGGTCCTCTCTCACGGGGGCCGGTTCGCGCTCTATGAAATATGCGCGGGGCCCAACTCTCCCGTGCGCTTCCCGGTACCGTGGGCTGACGACCCGTCGATAAGCTTTTTAATCCCGCCCGCGGGGATGAGGGACATGCTCGACCGGGCCGGTTTCAGAGAGCTCGAATGGAGGGACGTGAGCGAGAAGTCTCTCGACTGGTTCCGGTCGGAGATGGAATTGCATGCTTCGGCGCCAGAACACGCCCCGCCCCCTCTGGGCCTTAACCTGATCATGGGGCCGTCCTTCAAGGAGAAGCTCGGCAACGTATTCAGAAACCTTAAGGAAGACAGGATACGGGTGGTGATGGGTGTTTTTCAAAAATAA
- the hflX gene encoding GTPase HflX produces the protein MSAIFLGDSHEVPYDEILGRSREAKFRLRGSRLVHTHIKNSGFSEPDLVTLVNERLDMMGLLEVRPDGDPGRFYLAHVLPPNNGGAKWQVEEWRDLGQVDIACDELIRDVEQSLEKSYYEQGGAKGREGVLLVGFSTKFRSEAEESLEELKSLAKSANKAVLGSVIQIRREIDPRYLIGKGKLGEAILTAKQVGAEKIIFDVELTPAQVKSITDETNLVVMDRTQLILEIFARHATTAEGKLQVKLAQLKYNLPRLVGRGVELSQLGGGIGTRGPGEKKLEEERRRIRKQIENLENEINQLSRRRERTREKRKETGIPTVTFIGYTNVGKSTLFNALTNSGVTVENKLFSTLVPTTRKIMLPGGREILITDTVGFISDLPRELVNAFRATLEELGSSSLLLHVADASDPMVDDKIESVEKILAQTGYESVPQMIVLNKADMTPPEVARRLGRAYGAPLISAREKNAIPEMLGLMEERIFGRGPEDEARGHVALSLHTA, from the coding sequence GTGTCCGCCATATTCCTGGGCGACTCCCACGAGGTCCCGTACGACGAGATACTGGGGAGGTCGAGGGAGGCGAAATTCAGGCTTAGAGGCTCCCGGCTCGTCCACACGCACATTAAAAACTCCGGGTTCAGCGAGCCCGACCTCGTCACGCTCGTGAACGAGAGGCTCGACATGATGGGGCTACTTGAAGTGAGGCCCGACGGAGACCCGGGAAGGTTTTATCTGGCGCACGTTCTCCCGCCAAATAACGGCGGGGCCAAATGGCAGGTGGAGGAGTGGAGGGACCTCGGCCAGGTGGACATCGCCTGCGACGAGCTCATCAGGGACGTCGAGCAGAGTCTCGAGAAGTCTTACTACGAGCAGGGGGGAGCGAAGGGCCGTGAAGGCGTGCTCCTGGTCGGGTTCTCGACGAAATTCCGCTCCGAGGCCGAGGAATCGCTTGAAGAATTGAAATCCCTCGCCAAGTCCGCGAACAAGGCCGTCCTCGGCTCAGTCATACAGATAAGAAGGGAGATAGACCCCAGGTACCTCATCGGAAAGGGAAAGTTAGGCGAAGCCATACTCACCGCGAAACAGGTAGGCGCCGAGAAGATAATATTCGACGTAGAGCTCACGCCTGCGCAGGTGAAGTCGATCACTGACGAGACGAACCTCGTCGTCATGGACAGGACCCAGCTCATACTGGAAATATTCGCGAGGCACGCGACCACTGCCGAAGGTAAATTACAGGTCAAGCTCGCACAGCTCAAGTACAATCTCCCGCGCCTGGTAGGCCGGGGCGTGGAGCTCTCGCAGCTGGGGGGCGGTATCGGGACGAGGGGGCCGGGTGAAAAGAAGCTCGAAGAGGAGAGGCGCAGGATAAGGAAGCAGATCGAAAATCTGGAGAACGAAATAAATCAGCTGAGCAGACGCCGCGAGAGGACGAGGGAAAAGAGGAAGGAGACGGGCATACCGACCGTAACGTTCATAGGCTATACGAACGTGGGGAAATCCACCCTCTTCAACGCGCTTACGAACAGCGGGGTCACGGTCGAGAACAAGCTATTCTCCACCCTCGTGCCCACGACGAGGAAGATAATGCTCCCCGGAGGGCGGGAGATACTCATAACGGACACAGTGGGATTCATCAGCGACCTGCCCAGGGAGCTCGTGAACGCGTTCAGGGCGACGCTCGAGGAATTGGGGAGCTCGTCGCTCCTGCTCCACGTGGCCGACGCGAGCGACCCTATGGTCGACGATAAGATCGAGTCCGTCGAGAAGATACTCGCCCAGACGGGCTACGAATCAGTCCCGCAGATGATAGTGCTGAACAAGGCCGACATGACGCCGCCCGAAGTCGCGAGGAGGCTCGGCAGGGCGTACGGCGCTCCGCTCATATCGGCGCGCGAAAAGAACGCCATACCCGAGATGCTCGGGCTCATGGAGGAAAGGATTTTCGGAAGGGGCCCCGAGGACGAGGCCCGAGGGCACGTGGCGCTCAGCCTTCACACCGCATAA